ATGAAAAGCTGTTAGCCGATGCAGTGGCAATGTATAATGCCCAGACAATGGATGTGGATCCGATTTTATATAATCATATTTCGGGTATGATGGTATCAAGATTTGCGATTATTGGTGCTGACGGAGAAGCGAAAAAAACGATGATAACTCAGATGTATAAGTATTTATATGGGCATCCAGAGGCGCTAGAACAAGTGAGTCTGGCTGAGGGAAGTACAGTTGTTTTTGAAACTAATCAAGATATAGACGATGAAAAAAAGCAGCGGATAGAAGGAAATGTATCAACCATCCAAAGTTATAGTTTGCAAAATATATATAATCAGATTCGAGAAAAAATAGAAAATTAGGTGAAGTTATGGATCAAAAATATGAAGTGCTTAATCATATCCTCGTGCATTTGTTTAATGATATTATGAAAGTAGAAGAAAAAGCCTTGGCTCAAGGTCCTTTTAAGGAGCTTACTATTACAGATATGCATACAATTGAAGCGATTGGATTAAATACATCCCGTAATATGTCTTCGATAGCCAAAGATTTATCGATTACCGTAGGAACACTGACGATTGCGATTAATCATTTGGTCAAAAAAGGGTTTGTTCAGCGGATTCGAAGTTCAAAAGACCGACGGGTTGTCTTAGTTTCATTAACATTGCAAGGAAAAAAGGCCTTTCGTCATCATATCGAGTTCCATGATCGGATGGTAAAAGAAGTGATGAGTCGACTAGAAGAAGATGAGCTTGAGGTTTTGGTGAAAGCATTGACAAAAGTAGATGATTTTTTCAGTCATGAAAAGGGGAAGTTGGGGCTATAAATCTTGTTTTTATCAAGGTTTAATGATACAATATTTTAAGTTAGGCTTGTTAGCCGATATGAACTTAAGGAGTCAGTCATATGGAGAGAACCTTAGGACAAAAAATAAGGGATGAGCGAAAAAAGAATAAACTGACACAAAAAGAGTTGGCAGGTAATTTTATAACTCGAAATATGTTGAGTCAAATTGAAAATAATCTTGCAAAGCCATCAATTACAACGATGGCGTATTTGGCGAATCGTTTGAATAAAACGATAGATTATTTTATGAGTGAAGAAACAAAATCAGAGCAAATCGCAAAGTTGGCCAAAGAATTAATGTCTGACTATAAAGAAGATAATTGTATCGAAGTTCTTGAACGTTTGGAAGCCTTACGTGTTGAATCCCCATCAATATTTAATTCCAACTTTATTGAGGATATATATATCAATTGCCATTTTAAAAAAGCAAATATGCATATAAAAAATGGTGAGTATCAGCAAGCACTTTTTTATTATGAGAAACTGCTTGAAAATGAGAATAATCTCTTGCTAAATCATGAACTCATTGCATATGAATTATATGTAAAGCTAGTGGATGCATATACAATGACCGGGGACCATAAAAAAGCAATGAATTATAACCAAAAAGCCAAAGAATTAATACGTCGATTGATTGCAGGTAAAGAAGTTCAAGAT
This sequence is a window from Vallitaleaceae bacterium 9-2. Protein-coding genes within it:
- a CDS encoding MarR family transcriptional regulator, producing the protein MDQKYEVLNHILVHLFNDIMKVEEKALAQGPFKELTITDMHTIEAIGLNTSRNMSSIAKDLSITVGTLTIAINHLVKKGFVQRIRSSKDRRVVLVSLTLQGKKAFRHHIEFHDRMVKEVMSRLEEDELEVLVKALTKVDDFFSHEKGKLGL
- a CDS encoding helix-turn-helix transcriptional regulator, which codes for MERTLGQKIRDERKKNKLTQKELAGNFITRNMLSQIENNLAKPSITTMAYLANRLNKTIDYFMSEETKSEQIAKLAKELMSDYKEDNCIEVLERLEALRVESPSIFNSNFIEDIYINCHFKKANMHIKNGEYQQALFYYEKLLENENNLLLNHELIAYELYVKLVDAYTMTGDHKKAMNYNQKAKELIRRLIAGKEVQDVYLLFSQNDNEAAISAAKNIDFEMLDDYSKARYNMVLGSAYFNLKDYLKAIKYLEKSITYYQEKMYNSLTVMIFEELSKCYANLDQHEKAVEYMKKAKISFEKGQIH